In the Deltaproteobacteria bacterium genome, one interval contains:
- a CDS encoding HAD hydrolase-like protein, which yields MEEVKGLFFDVGGTVFDWKNTVRYEIEKLANEKNQFIDGNSFANDWRSEMFTIHTQVRYGNLPWMNSDDMHLGALKKLATKYPILGIVDLKSLLESTWHHLKAFPGSREAINRLRGRYTVVVLTILNWNSIVSSSKAAGLQWDGILSCEFLGYYKPSLQAYLKATSFLGLEPKEGLMVAAHKDDLAAAKAAGMHTAYVNVPEKDSTFQNVDRSSEIPFDIEARDFLDLCEKLQV from the coding sequence ATGGAAGAAGTTAAAGGATTGTTTTTTGACGTAGGTGGGACTGTTTTCGACTGGAAAAATACAGTCCGGTATGAAATTGAGAAACTAGCAAATGAAAAGAACCAGTTCATTGACGGCAACTCATTCGCGAATGATTGGCGATCAGAAATGTTCACAATTCATACCCAGGTCCGATACGGAAACTTGCCTTGGATGAATTCAGACGATATGCATTTAGGTGCGCTCAAAAAGCTGGCAACTAAATACCCAATATTAGGCATCGTCGATCTTAAAAGCCTTTTGGAATCGACTTGGCATCATCTCAAAGCGTTTCCCGGTTCTCGTGAGGCGATCAATCGTTTACGAGGCCGATACACGGTAGTGGTTTTGACCATCTTGAACTGGAACAGCATAGTTAGCAGTTCAAAAGCTGCGGGCTTGCAATGGGATGGCATCTTGTCGTGTGAATTTCTAGGCTATTATAAACCCTCTCTGCAGGCCTATTTGAAAGCAACTAGTTTTCTAGGGCTCGAACCAAAAGAAGGACTGATGGTAGCTGCTCACAAAGATGATTTGGCAGCCGCAAAGGCTGCTGGAATGCATACCGCCTATGTGAATGTTCCTGAAAAAGACAGTACGTTTCAAAATGTTGATCGATCGAGTGAGATTCCTTTTGATATTGAGGCAAGAGATTTTTTGGACTTGTGCGAAAAACTTCAAGTATAA
- a CDS encoding TRAP transporter small permease: protein MKLSEHFLKIEQVVNAIGRILNYGGVAFLFVLMLLVVVHVIGRYFFSLPILGSVELIEFLMVLVVFLGLAECASKRGNVAVEILVDLMPKRVQVVIDTVTSFLSVIIVSLITWQSVIQVTSFLESGHVSGVHHIPYYPFAILMVLGWAAFDLVLIVHFFGFLGRALRK, encoded by the coding sequence ATGAAGCTATCAGAGCACTTCTTAAAAATAGAGCAAGTGGTTAACGCGATAGGCCGAATACTTAATTATGGTGGTGTCGCGTTCCTATTCGTATTAATGCTTCTTGTGGTAGTCCACGTGATTGGGCGCTATTTTTTTTCATTGCCTATACTTGGTTCAGTTGAACTAATAGAGTTTTTAATGGTTTTGGTTGTATTTCTCGGCTTGGCCGAATGTGCCAGTAAGCGAGGCAATGTAGCCGTCGAAATCCTCGTCGATCTCATGCCAAAAAGAGTCCAAGTGGTCATAGACACGGTTACAAGTTTCCTGAGTGTTATCATTGTATCACTCATAACGTGGCAGAGTGTCATTCAGGTCACCAGCTTTTTGGAATCAGGACATGTGTCCGGAGTACATCACATTCCTTATTACCCATTTGCAATTTTGATGGTGCTAGGCTGGGCAGCATTTGATCTTGTTCTAATTGTGCATTTCTTTGGATTCCTGGGGAGAGCTTTGAGAAAATGA
- a CDS encoding M48 family metallopeptidase: MNPFLIIILAILVGDYLLDLVVDTLNLRYLRTELPEEFAGYYDREKYGKSQEYLKETTRFGFVADSIATPLIIAFILLGGFNHVDHFARGFHLGSIPTGLIFAGVLMLISQGVSIPFSIYSTFVIEEKYGFNKTTPKTFVLDILKTWILAAVIGGLLFSGVLWFFEKAGPWAWLWCWMALTLFQICLMFVAPVIIMPIFNKFIPLPEGELKAAIEDYAKTQNFKLKGVFTMDGSRRSTKSNAFFTGFGRFRRIVLFDTLIEKQTLEELVSVLAHEMGHYKMGHILKSVAISILTSGVMFYILSLFINNQALFAAFRMDHVSIYASLFFFGFLYAPIEMVLSVFGNILSRRHEYEADAFAVDTYQKPESMISALKKLSVDALSNLTPHPLKVFLSYSHPPVLDRIRAIRNRRSLSSAAP; this comes from the coding sequence ATGAATCCTTTTCTCATCATTATTCTCGCAATTCTGGTGGGCGACTACCTGTTGGACCTGGTGGTCGATACTCTGAATTTGCGCTATTTACGTACGGAGCTCCCCGAGGAGTTCGCGGGGTATTATGACAGGGAAAAATATGGAAAATCGCAGGAATACCTGAAAGAAACAACCCGATTCGGGTTTGTTGCCGATTCCATCGCCACCCCGCTGATCATCGCCTTCATCCTCCTGGGGGGATTCAACCATGTTGATCATTTCGCCCGGGGCTTTCATCTGGGCAGTATCCCGACCGGCCTCATCTTTGCCGGCGTCCTCATGCTGATCTCTCAAGGGGTGTCCATCCCGTTTTCCATCTACAGCACCTTTGTCATTGAAGAAAAATACGGGTTTAACAAGACCACCCCGAAGACCTTTGTCCTGGATATCCTCAAGACGTGGATCCTGGCTGCCGTGATCGGCGGCCTCCTGTTTTCGGGCGTGCTCTGGTTTTTTGAAAAGGCCGGGCCGTGGGCGTGGCTATGGTGCTGGATGGCGTTGACCCTCTTTCAGATATGTCTCATGTTTGTCGCTCCGGTGATCATCATGCCGATCTTCAACAAATTCATCCCTCTTCCCGAGGGTGAGCTAAAGGCGGCCATCGAAGACTATGCAAAAACGCAGAATTTCAAGCTCAAGGGCGTATTCACCATGGACGGCTCCAGACGCTCGACCAAGTCAAATGCGTTTTTCACCGGTTTCGGCAGATTCAGAAGGATCGTCCTTTTTGATACCCTGATTGAAAAGCAGACCCTGGAGGAACTGGTATCGGTACTTGCCCATGAAATGGGGCATTACAAAATGGGACACATTCTCAAGTCCGTGGCCATATCCATCCTGACCAGCGGGGTGATGTTCTACATCCTCTCCCTTTTCATCAACAACCAAGCGTTGTTTGCGGCATTCCGCATGGACCATGTCTCCATCTATGCGAGTCTCTTTTTTTTCGGGTTCCTGTATGCCCCCATTGAGATGGTCCTTTCCGTGTTCGGGAATATCCTCTCCCGCAGGCATGAATACGAGGCCGATGCCTTTGCCGTGGATACCTACCAAAAGCCCGAGTCCATGATCTCGGCCCTTAAAAAACTGAGCGTCGACGCCCTCTCCAACCTGACACCCCACCCCCTCAAGGTCTTTTTGAGCTACAGCCATCCCCCTGTCCTGGATCGGATCCGGGCCATCCGGAACCGCCGGTCTTTAAGCAGTGCCGCGCCCTGA
- a CDS encoding (Fe-S)-binding protein: MMKDIYESRNALENSILEAVSKCVKCRFCFTKCPVYEVSDGWVTQGGSGITQSLYYGVKFGTINKDLRDILMRCTTCRSCEIICERLMSGVGLVDAIKKGRQLLFEEEIIPIREQQKALESLQTVGNPYLKPPSKRTAWAHGLDVKRLDQNPDSTAILYFVGCTPAYDERVQKVARSIAGILKQAGVSFGILERERCSGDTALVMGEKGLFEEMAAENLKLIEKAKVSTIITTSPHDFNSFLKDYPNEIRKINIMHYTQFLAELLQRGDLSFKRQFNRKVTYHDPCYLGKHNNIYMYPRELIRTVPGLKLVEMERNMENSLCCGGGGGRMWVDFDETVRLSEMRVQEALDTGSQVLVTACPFCLINFEDALKVMDKENQLVVKDVAEILFESLEL; this comes from the coding sequence ATGATGAAAGACATATATGAAAGCCGCAATGCTTTAGAAAACAGTATCCTCGAAGCTGTATCCAAATGTGTCAAGTGCCGTTTCTGTTTTACAAAGTGTCCGGTCTATGAAGTATCAGACGGCTGGGTAACTCAAGGAGGCTCTGGGATTACCCAGTCTCTTTATTATGGAGTAAAGTTCGGTACGATAAACAAGGATTTAAGAGATATCTTGATGAGATGTACCACTTGCCGAAGCTGTGAAATTATCTGTGAAAGGCTGATGTCGGGAGTCGGTTTGGTGGATGCTATCAAGAAAGGACGTCAGCTCCTTTTCGAAGAAGAGATCATTCCAATACGGGAGCAGCAGAAGGCCTTGGAATCCCTCCAGACTGTGGGGAACCCCTATCTCAAGCCGCCCTCAAAAAGAACAGCCTGGGCTCATGGGTTGGATGTGAAACGCCTTGACCAAAATCCGGACAGTACTGCCATCCTGTATTTTGTGGGGTGCACACCCGCCTACGATGAGCGGGTGCAGAAAGTAGCCCGGAGCATTGCGGGTATTCTGAAACAGGCTGGCGTTTCATTCGGTATCTTGGAACGGGAGAGGTGCTCAGGAGATACCGCCTTGGTAATGGGGGAAAAGGGGCTTTTTGAGGAGATGGCGGCAGAGAACTTGAAACTCATCGAGAAGGCGAAGGTGAGCACGATCATCACAACCTCCCCACATGATTTCAATTCATTCCTGAAGGACTATCCCAACGAGATTCGAAAGATCAATATCATGCACTATACTCAGTTTTTGGCAGAGCTTTTGCAGCGCGGAGACCTCTCTTTCAAAAGGCAATTCAACAGAAAAGTGACCTACCATGATCCCTGCTACTTGGGAAAACACAACAATATCTATATGTATCCTCGCGAGTTGATTAGAACGGTGCCAGGTCTTAAGCTTGTGGAGATGGAAAGAAATATGGAAAATAGCCTTTGTTGTGGGGGTGGTGGTGGCCGAATGTGGGTGGATTTCGACGAGACTGTCCGGCTTTCTGAGATGCGGGTTCAAGAGGCGCTGGATACCGGAAGTCAGGTGTTAGTCACAGCCTGTCCTTTTTGTCTCATTAACTTCGAGGATGCCTTGAAGGTTATGGACAAGGAAAACCAATTGGTGGTGAAGGACGTCGCCGAGATTCTATTCGAATCTCTCGAACTTTGA
- the tnpA gene encoding IS200/IS605 family transposase: MNNEQSLSHTKWKCKYHLTWIPKYRKKELYGDLRRYLREVLRDLAQRRECEILEGHLMPDHAHVLISIPPKYAVSQVVGFIKGKSAIHIAREYSGRKKNFTGQHFWARGYHVSTVGRDEEAIRKYIKEQEREDRRIDQLNFFK, from the coding sequence ATGAATAATGAACAGAGTTTAAGTCATACGAAGTGGAAATGCAAATATCATCTAACATGGATACCCAAATATCGGAAAAAGGAGCTGTATGGCGACTTGCGAAGGTATTTGCGGGAAGTGTTGAGGGACTTGGCCCAAAGACGAGAATGTGAGATACTGGAAGGGCATCTCATGCCAGATCATGCCCATGTGTTGATCTCAATTCCACCCAAGTATGCGGTTTCTCAAGTGGTCGGCTTCATCAAGGGGAAAAGCGCAATACACATCGCAAGAGAATACTCTGGACGCAAGAAGAATTTTACTGGGCAGCATTTTTGGGCCAGAGGATACCATGTGTCTACAGTGGGCAGAGACGAAGAGGCAATCCGGAAATATATCAAAGAACAAGAAAGAGAAGATCGAAGAATCGATCAGCTAAACTTCTTCAAGTAA
- a CDS encoding cupin domain-containing protein — translation MIPNKLGEDGWKERSAGKPSIPIYRHRVYKLEKNIEWKSHPMNHRLMMGLLLTNNEDGVGFTLIRGHIPSGETVAEHTHDFHDILYPLSGKGKIWVEGVGDLELTKGVLVNVPPGTSHKLYDVTEDLELLDIFTGPVI, via the coding sequence ATGATTCCGAATAAGTTAGGCGAAGATGGATGGAAAGAGCGTTCAGCGGGAAAGCCCAGCATTCCTATCTACAGGCACCGAGTCTACAAACTTGAAAAAAACATCGAGTGGAAATCCCATCCAATGAACCATCGGCTCATGATGGGCCTCCTCCTTACAAACAACGAAGATGGGGTTGGGTTCACTTTAATCCGAGGCCACATCCCTAGCGGTGAAACCGTGGCAGAGCACACCCATGATTTCCATGACATCCTTTACCCGCTTTCCGGCAAAGGAAAAATCTGGGTTGAGGGTGTCGGTGATCTAGAGCTCACTAAGGGCGTATTGGTCAACGTGCCGCCAGGCACCTCTCACAAGCTCTACGATGTTACAGAGGATCTCGAATTGTTGGATATCTTCACCGGCCCTGTTATCTGA
- a CDS encoding TRAP transporter large permease produces MSLFTASLIFIVMLLILLLLRMSVGLAMALIGFIGFAYITNMGGAYGQLRIVPISLTANYDYCVIPLFMLMGSLGYHCGLSQDLYYGAHKWVGDLPGGLAIATVLGCCGFAAVCGSTLATAATMGMVALPEMKKYNYDPALATGVVASGGSLGILIPPSSIFIIYGLLTEQSIGSLFIAGILPGLLLAGLFIVVIYIMVKVNPTLGPPTERIPLKEKVASIKHMWPVLGLFLVIMGGLYMGLFTPTEAAGVGAFGALLTGLIKKRLTWQKLIASLLEAIQSTAMIFVIIIGAMIFGYFLTASRFTAGLADFVAGFEASRYVILLGVTLVYIVLGLLMDTLSMVILTVPIFFPLIIKLGFDPLWFGVIMVLISEMSVITPPVGMNVYVLRGIAKDVPMFTIFRGTLPFFAVMVLCIIIITIFPQIALFLPNIMGN; encoded by the coding sequence ATGAGCCTTTTTACGGCTAGTCTAATCTTCATTGTCATGCTCCTTATATTGTTACTACTGCGCATGTCTGTTGGACTTGCCATGGCTCTTATCGGATTTATTGGTTTTGCCTACATAACGAATATGGGAGGCGCATACGGTCAGCTAAGGATTGTTCCAATTAGTCTTACAGCGAATTATGACTACTGCGTGATCCCGCTCTTTATGCTTATGGGTTCACTCGGATATCACTGTGGGTTAAGCCAGGATCTCTATTATGGTGCACACAAATGGGTTGGCGATTTGCCTGGGGGACTCGCCATAGCAACTGTACTAGGATGCTGCGGTTTTGCCGCAGTATGTGGATCGACGCTGGCAACAGCGGCAACAATGGGGATGGTAGCGTTGCCGGAAATGAAAAAGTACAATTATGATCCCGCACTTGCAACTGGTGTTGTAGCGTCCGGGGGATCCCTTGGCATCCTGATACCACCCAGTTCTATTTTTATAATCTATGGGTTGCTTACCGAACAATCGATTGGCAGCCTCTTCATAGCAGGTATTCTTCCAGGACTTCTACTCGCTGGTTTGTTCATTGTTGTAATTTATATAATGGTGAAGGTGAATCCTACGCTCGGTCCTCCGACAGAGAGAATACCGTTAAAAGAAAAGGTGGCTTCAATCAAGCATATGTGGCCGGTCCTGGGCCTATTCTTAGTGATTATGGGTGGGCTTTACATGGGTCTTTTTACACCAACGGAGGCAGCAGGGGTTGGTGCATTTGGGGCACTTCTAACCGGCCTCATAAAGAAAAGATTAACCTGGCAGAAACTGATTGCATCTTTGTTGGAAGCAATACAATCAACCGCCATGATTTTCGTTATAATCATTGGCGCCATGATTTTTGGATATTTTTTAACGGCAAGCCGGTTTACTGCCGGTCTAGCTGACTTTGTCGCCGGCTTTGAGGCATCACGCTATGTAATTTTGCTGGGGGTTACATTGGTCTACATAGTTCTAGGCTTGCTCATGGACACTTTGTCGATGGTCATCCTCACTGTGCCAATTTTTTTCCCGCTAATAATCAAACTGGGATTCGATCCCCTGTGGTTTGGTGTAATAATGGTGCTGATATCGGAAATGAGCGTTATTACACCGCCTGTCGGCATGAATGTTTACGTACTTCGCGGAATTGCAAAAGATGTTCCTATGTTCACTATATTCCGGGGTACGCTGCCGTTTTTTGCCGTAATGGTTTTATGCATTATAATAATTACCATTTTTCCCCAAATCGCGCTTTTCCTGCCCAACATTATGGGAAATTGA
- a CDS encoding FAD-binding oxidoreductase, giving the protein MQSIYDKVKDIVGEKNISENYFELINNTLDAFPYELDLEAHEKLPIIVAKPKDETEVSEIFKLANRENVPVYPRGSGTSFTGSARAAEPGIILSTGKMNFIDVHTDFGYFECGPGATVNSVDMSLAERGYFLPVYPGSKIVATMGGMMAGNTSGHIIDASIGKPGDYVLGLTVVLPTGEILETGTKALRKPSGTDLTKFFVGNDGLTGIVTRIRMRLVPAKEKAFGIAYFEKAESVARAVVRMYKENAPAPLFMEFMDKPSTTIGFEHAGLPIPPGCSIFFASLGSSKEEASHNAQELLHVMRKEGPIKAEEIQDMAEWAKIWSAREVIIASLMQKHNGQFTGPEIVSTLANVVECIKELEHYTEKKPVFRDIPLYLFGHIGALTFHPTLIVPKDLDNETKRKIVDAEFEIETEMNLRFGTCGGEWGQFGKRNSFYRRRYGDKAYELVKQIKAVFDPNDILNRGFLAN; this is encoded by the coding sequence ATGCAAAGCATCTATGACAAAGTAAAGGACATAGTTGGCGAGAAGAACATATCTGAGAATTATTTTGAGTTAATTAATAATACTCTTGACGCGTTTCCGTATGAGTTGGATCTTGAAGCCCATGAGAAGCTTCCGATTATTGTCGCAAAGCCCAAGGATGAGACCGAGGTGAGCGAGATTTTCAAGCTGGCGAATAGGGAAAATGTCCCTGTTTACCCTCGAGGATCAGGCACAAGCTTCACAGGCTCAGCAAGGGCAGCTGAACCAGGGATCATATTAAGCACTGGGAAAATGAACTTCATTGACGTTCATACGGATTTTGGATACTTCGAATGCGGTCCAGGAGCTACTGTAAATTCGGTTGATATGTCATTGGCAGAGAGAGGTTATTTTTTGCCTGTCTACCCAGGGAGCAAGATTGTCGCAACTATGGGTGGAATGATGGCGGGTAATACCAGCGGTCATATAATAGATGCAAGTATCGGGAAGCCAGGAGACTATGTCTTGGGTCTGACAGTTGTTCTCCCTACAGGTGAAATACTCGAAACCGGTACAAAGGCATTAAGAAAGCCTTCTGGAACTGATCTCACCAAATTCTTTGTGGGAAATGATGGATTGACGGGAATTGTCACGCGTATAAGGATGAGATTGGTTCCAGCAAAGGAAAAGGCATTCGGGATTGCATATTTCGAAAAAGCAGAATCCGTCGCGCGAGCTGTTGTAAGGATGTATAAGGAAAATGCTCCGGCACCGCTATTTATGGAGTTCATGGATAAACCAAGCACCACTATCGGCTTTGAACATGCTGGGCTTCCAATTCCTCCCGGGTGTTCGATATTTTTTGCCTCGCTGGGGTCGTCTAAAGAAGAGGCTTCTCACAATGCTCAAGAATTATTGCACGTGATGAGAAAGGAAGGCCCCATAAAGGCAGAAGAAATTCAAGATATGGCTGAATGGGCCAAGATATGGAGCGCAAGAGAGGTCATTATTGCATCGCTGATGCAGAAGCATAATGGTCAGTTTACTGGTCCTGAAATCGTTTCTACTCTTGCAAATGTTGTTGAATGCATTAAGGAACTGGAGCATTACACGGAAAAGAAACCTGTGTTCAGAGATATTCCTCTATACCTATTCGGCCATATTGGAGCCCTGACATTTCATCCAACCCTTATTGTGCCAAAGGATTTGGACAATGAGACAAAGAGAAAAATAGTTGACGCAGAATTCGAAATCGAAACTGAGATGAATTTGAGGTTTGGAACATGCGGAGGCGAGTGGGGCCAATTTGGAAAGCGTAATTCATTTTACAGGCGAAGATATGGCGACAAGGCTTATGAACTTGTGAAACAAATAAAGGCTGTCTTTGATCCAAATGATATTCTCAATCGTGGGTTTTTGGCCAATTAG
- a CDS encoding MmgE/PrpD family protein: MMSITRDLVRYVIGARFDDIPREAVDRTKKFILDEIGNALGGSVLKSGKIIIEWAKQMGGSPESTILSDGTKVPVGIASGVNTQLCMGLELMETYKNKSHPGSGMVMTALGLGERNQISGKDILTAVCTSYDVTGRIIDATFPSPEHKQKVWNQNWQGCGSLVVALKLLGLTEEQGMNAFGMGLGQGPTMNVHNILYVPGSMSKLGNQFHSFVAINGAILAKLGYTGFHEILDDPYPYWTTISDRNDWETYTKGLGEDFLITSAMAFKPWPTCRWAQPGIQSLLEIMASEGLTPSDIQEVTFHAHDKITSYPYDNINPINPEDAYWSVPWAFANAAIGYKIGPAWYIEERFSDIEMPEFMRKVKIKTLPDAVEAFAKEPEKSITLLEIKTDQGKTFTKRTTYCKGDPQQPMTDDEIVEKFLSQTTDVISEDQSRQIIKLVEQLENLPDITEIMRLVYQSLNSE, translated from the coding sequence ATGATGAGCATAACTAGAGATCTTGTACGCTACGTTATAGGAGCACGTTTCGACGACATTCCCCGGGAGGCTGTTGACAGAACGAAGAAATTCATTTTGGACGAGATCGGAAATGCGCTCGGCGGATCTGTTTTGAAATCCGGCAAAATAATTATAGAGTGGGCTAAGCAGATGGGAGGTTCGCCCGAATCTACGATACTTTCGGACGGTACAAAGGTTCCGGTAGGGATTGCCTCAGGCGTCAATACGCAGCTATGTATGGGTCTAGAACTGATGGAGACCTACAAAAACAAGAGTCATCCTGGATCAGGAATGGTGATGACAGCCCTGGGACTTGGGGAGAGGAACCAAATTAGCGGCAAGGATATTTTGACTGCGGTATGTACGTCATATGATGTGACAGGACGAATCATAGATGCAACTTTTCCGTCTCCTGAGCATAAACAGAAAGTATGGAACCAAAACTGGCAAGGATGCGGGTCTTTAGTTGTAGCGCTAAAACTTTTGGGGTTGACTGAAGAACAGGGGATGAATGCATTTGGTATGGGCCTAGGCCAAGGACCTACAATGAACGTTCACAACATCCTTTATGTCCCTGGTTCGATGTCGAAGCTGGGTAATCAATTTCACAGCTTTGTTGCCATAAACGGAGCCATTCTCGCTAAATTGGGTTACACCGGCTTTCACGAAATCCTTGATGACCCATATCCGTACTGGACAACCATATCAGACAGGAACGATTGGGAGACTTACACAAAAGGCTTGGGTGAAGACTTCTTGATTACGAGTGCGATGGCATTCAAACCATGGCCGACATGTAGGTGGGCACAGCCTGGAATTCAATCTCTGTTAGAAATCATGGCCTCTGAAGGCTTAACACCATCCGATATTCAAGAGGTAACATTCCACGCACATGACAAGATTACAAGCTACCCATATGACAATATCAATCCGATTAATCCGGAAGACGCTTACTGGAGTGTACCTTGGGCATTCGCAAATGCTGCGATCGGCTACAAGATTGGACCTGCTTGGTATATAGAGGAACGTTTCAGCGATATCGAAATGCCTGAGTTCATGCGCAAGGTTAAGATCAAGACATTGCCCGATGCAGTGGAGGCTTTTGCAAAAGAGCCTGAGAAATCGATCACCTTGCTAGAGATCAAAACTGACCAGGGTAAAACCTTTACGAAAAGGACAACGTACTGCAAGGGAGATCCGCAACAACCGATGACGGACGATGAAATTGTCGAAAAATTTCTCTCTCAAACGACGGATGTCATTTCTGAAGATCAGTCGCGCCAAATAATCAAACTGGTCGAACAATTAGAAAACCTACCGGATATTACAGAGATTATGAGATTGGTTTATCAGTCGCTGAACAGTGAATAA
- a CDS encoding TRAP transporter substrate-binding protein encodes MRKKGNLFGIGSIVSFAFIIALASIASPTFASDKPIELSITHLFPEGSWFNQNAVVPWKKLIEEKSNGRLIINIYPSGALAKPGTMYDAVKAGTVDIAWDPGPYYIGRFPLSEATQLPFLGAESSWAASRAWMDLYAEFPELRKEYDDVHFLFMFSQGPGQIYTRKPVRNLEDLKGLIVRAPGGIGDIVKALGGSPVTLTAPETYLALSKGTIDATVFDLEATKLFKLYEVTKYITVANMYVQWFWAAMNKAKYNSLPKDLQKVIDECSGTVGTDIVGKAWNEADIVGRELAKQKGLELIYLSPEERKRWGEQSASVTNDWLKAMEAKGYPAKEFLEAAKKAIQKYNQKFSIETK; translated from the coding sequence ATGAGAAAGAAAGGAAACTTATTTGGTATCGGGAGTATTGTGTCATTTGCATTTATTATTGCCCTGGCTTCGATTGCCAGCCCAACTTTCGCATCAGACAAACCAATCGAGTTGAGTATCACTCATCTTTTTCCAGAGGGATCATGGTTCAATCAAAATGCAGTAGTGCCATGGAAGAAGCTGATTGAAGAAAAAAGCAACGGGAGACTAATCATCAATATCTACCCAAGTGGAGCTCTGGCAAAACCGGGAACAATGTACGATGCCGTTAAGGCTGGGACGGTGGACATTGCGTGGGATCCAGGCCCTTACTACATAGGGCGTTTCCCATTGAGTGAAGCAACGCAGCTTCCCTTTCTTGGAGCCGAATCTTCATGGGCCGCAAGTCGTGCGTGGATGGATCTCTATGCGGAATTCCCGGAACTGAGGAAGGAGTATGATGATGTGCATTTCCTATTCATGTTTTCCCAAGGCCCAGGTCAAATTTACACAAGAAAACCAGTTAGGAACCTCGAAGACCTAAAGGGGTTAATTGTAAGAGCTCCAGGCGGCATCGGAGATATAGTAAAGGCCTTAGGCGGCTCTCCTGTCACACTGACAGCTCCTGAGACCTACCTCGCCTTATCCAAGGGAACGATAGATGCCACTGTGTTTGATCTTGAAGCTACCAAATTGTTTAAACTCTATGAGGTGACAAAGTATATTACTGTAGCGAATATGTATGTACAATGGTTTTGGGCAGCCATGAATAAGGCCAAATACAATAGTCTGCCCAAGGACCTTCAAAAAGTAATCGATGAGTGCAGCGGAACAGTTGGAACTGATATCGTAGGTAAGGCCTGGAATGAAGCTGACATAGTGGGCAGAGAACTAGCAAAACAGAAAGGTTTGGAGCTGATTTACCTTAGCCCTGAGGAGCGCAAGCGTTGGGGGGAGCAATCTGCATCGGTTACCAACGACTGGCTGAAGGCTATGGAAGCGAAAGGATATCCTGCAAAAGAGTTTTTGGAAGCGGCAAAGAAAGCCATCCAAAAATATAATCAGAAGTTTTCGATTGAAACTAAATGA
- a CDS encoding GntR family transcriptional regulator, which translates to MSTLRQHAYKLIKEKIVCLKLKPGERLFEADLAKDLEIGRTPVREAILMLQNEKLVICDEKLGYIVRKLSREEAYDYFSIRQVIEDFAIPLVLKGLTDNTIAELEQNIESAQNWIKKNDFPNIIRYETEFHEILYRTTNSKVFIEVISGIVDKFQWLRAIGLSAPGGAQESVAGHMKILLAYKSGDVSEIRRLTELHINQARDNFAKIEHIIF; encoded by the coding sequence ATGAGCACTTTACGTCAACACGCCTATAAACTAATAAAAGAAAAAATAGTCTGCCTAAAACTGAAACCGGGCGAGAGACTGTTCGAGGCAGATCTCGCGAAAGACTTAGAAATAGGCAGAACGCCAGTGCGAGAAGCTATATTAATGCTACAAAATGAGAAGTTAGTCATATGTGACGAGAAACTGGGCTACATAGTGCGCAAACTCTCTAGAGAGGAAGCTTATGACTACTTCTCTATTCGACAGGTTATAGAGGATTTTGCCATCCCTCTTGTCCTCAAAGGCCTTACAGATAATACCATCGCAGAGCTAGAGCAAAACATAGAAAGCGCTCAGAATTGGATTAAAAAAAACGATTTTCCGAATATCATTCGCTATGAGACGGAGTTTCACGAAATTCTATACCGAACCACTAATTCAAAAGTGTTTATTGAAGTTATTTCAGGAATTGTAGACAAATTCCAGTGGCTAAGAGCAATAGGCCTTAGTGCACCAGGGGGTGCTCAAGAATCAGTAGCTGGCCACATGAAAATTCTTTTAGCTTACAAATCTGGGGATGTTTCGGAAATAAGGAGATTGACAGAACTGCATATCAACCAGGCAAGAGACAATTTTGCAAAGATAGAGCACATCATCTTCTAA